Part of the Streptomyces sp. NBC_01460 genome, CGCCGAGCCGGGCAGGTCGAGCGTCTGACGAAGGTGGCCGATCCCGCCCGGTGCTATGACGGTCAGGCTGCCGTTGTTGACAGGCTCCTGCCCTGCGAGCAGTTGCAGGAGCGTGGACTTCCCGGAGCCGTTGTCCCCGACGACCCCGACCTTTTCGCCCGGCCGAATGGTGAGAGACACGCGGTCCAGCACCAATTGTTCGCCGTAGCGCTTGGTCACCTCGGCAAGAGCGATCTGAGACGTGGTGAGAGGTGCAGCAGTAACGGTGGTGCCGACGGAAGCACAGTGCAAGAGCAGTCCTTTGCTGGGCGAACAGGATGGTGTGGCAAGCAGAAGGAGCACCAGCTGCCGACCGACGGTCAGAAAGCTAGACGATACGGTCCGTCTCGTCAAGGGTCGACAACTCGCCACGGTGCGGATCAGCGACCATGCTGCAGGTTTGCGAGCTCACGCACCTGCTGGCCGAGCATGGCGATAGCGGGGCCGCGCGGATTCCCGTGGCGATCGAATGTGCGTGGACTGCTCGTCGCCTGCTCGCGGGCCGGCCGCGAGTCGGCCGGTCTTCGCGATCAACCTGCCGGCTGCTTTCCCCTTACCAGGACCGCCACGCGCAAGAAGCCGGACGCCGTCGACGCCGCGGCTCGGGCCAACATCCTGCGGACCGACAAGGCCTCCACCGGCCGTTGCGACGGGAGCGGGCATCAGCTGATCGCCGACGCCACCGACATCGCTCTCGCCGCTGCACCGACCCCCGGCAACCGCGACGACGTCACCCAAGCACCGCCGTAATCCCCACCACGGTCGACAGCGTATCGATCCGATGGAGATGACATCTCCGCCCGCGTTCAGTTGTGTCGCGTGTCGTCGCCGCCCGCCGTGAGGTCGGCAAACCCTTTGTGGGCAGGAGAGGTTGGAGCAACCTCGGGATTCGTGGAGGCGGGGATCGGCCGGCCGGCAGGGGGGCCGTAGCGGTGGTAGTAGTCCTGGAGCAGTCCGGATTCCTCCAGTACCTCATCAGCCCAGGCCGGGTCCAGGCCGGGTGTGGTCGCCGGGGCGGTGACGGCGCACGCGCCGGTGAGCATGCCGGCGTAGACCAGGTCGGAGTGCAGGTTGCTGATGCTGTCGGTCTCGTAGAAGTTGACGGGGCGGCCACCGGCCAGCACGGTGACGTCGACGCCCGAGGGCAGTCCGTAGGTGGACGAGGGGCGGTGGCCTGCCGTCCCGGGGGATGCGGGTCGCCGGCCGGAGAGGGCTTCGAGAGCGGCGAGGTCGAATTCGACGTCCCGGCTGCTGACGCTGGCCAGGTAGGCCGGACGGCGCAGGGCCGTGAACTCGGGGGAGGACATGCTCGTACGGCCCGTCGCGCCGAAGACGAGCAGGGGAGCGTGGTCACCGAGCAGGTCGGGCAGGCTGCGTGCGGTGGTGTAGCCCCTCTCGTGGGCTTCGATGAGATGGAGGATGTCGGCGTCGTGCACGGCGACGCGCATCCGGCGCCGGGCGAGGATGTCAGCGATCTGGGCGCCGACATTGCCGTAGCCGATGACCAGGGCGGGCTGTCCCTCGATCTTCGGCGCGGGCAGCAGGGACAAGGCGGTGGTGACGGCCTGGTCCGCGATCCAGTACGACTCGATCCGGCCCTTGAGGCGCGACTGGGCCACGGAGAACACCGGGAACGTCAGCTCCGGCTCGCGGCCCCGCAGCTTGTAGACGCCCGACATGGTCTGCTCGACCACCCCTGCCCAGTCGCCCGCCCAGGTCCCGGCGCGGGCGGCGTCCAACAGCTGCGGGGCGACGTAGCCGCCGTCGTCGAGGGCCAGAGGCCGCAGCCCGGCACGGTCGGCACGTACCGCGTGTTCGTGCACGGCCCGGGAGTCGGTGCAGTCGGCAACGGTGACTCCCCACTCCTGCAGGTGCCCGTGGACACGGTCGCGCCACTGGTACGCGTAGTCCTTGCGCAGAACCGTCACTGCCTCCAGCGGCGCACCGAGTTCACCGAGGCAGCCCACGAGGTGGACGAGGTCGGTCAGGAAGTGCCCGGTGACCAGCAGTGCGTAGCCGGCCAGCGGTTTGCCCGGGCGCAGTCGCTCCACGGTGGCGTTCATCAGCGGCAGTTCACCGGCCACCCGCTCCACTTCGAGGGCGGACAGAGGCTGGCGGTGCCAGATCTCGGCCCAGCGTGCCAGGACCGCGGCGGAAGGAGCCGACGAGCCCGAGAGCGTCAGGTTCAGACGCAGCAGCCGGTCAGCGGCTGCCCCCGGACGCATCTCGGTGGTGAGGAACATGCGGGCCTGCAGGCCCGGTTCGAGCCGGCAGGTGAGCTCGCCACGGGCCAGGGCCGGCTGGTCACCCAGCGGTGCTGCTGCGGTCAGGCGGGCGGCTGCACGCAGCAGAAGGCTGGGTCCGTCCTGCGGCGATGCGGTGACATCGACGGTGGTGGCCGCGAATGGAACCAGGCCCTCAACGGGTCGCGGCTCACCTTGCAGAAGAGGGCTGGTCACGGTTGACGGGTCCCGATCCAGTCGAAATGGAATGAAGACCTCGTTGTATATGATGACGCCTCAGTTCCCCAAAACCCTCTCCATTTCCCGATCATAGGATGAATATCATGCCCGCTGGGCAGGTCACCGTAGAGGACGACATCAGCCGTCCGCTCGCATCCGCCTGGGAGAAGGTCGAGGCATTCTGCGACATCGCCGACTGGCACCCCCTCATCGCGCACAGCAGCCGGGAAACCGAGCCCGGCCCCGAGGGCGGCATCGTCAGAACCCTCACCACCCGCGACGGGGGCGTCATCCGCGAGGAGCTCCTGGCCTGTGACACCACCACACGCAGTGTCCGCTACGCCATCATCACCAGCCCGTTTCCCGTCACCTTCTACCGCGCGAAGATCCAGGTAATCGAAAACCGAACGCCTGGATCCTGCAGAATCCACTGGACGGCAGAATTCGAACCCCAGGACCAGAAGGACGGCGACCGGCTCCGCGCGCTCTTCCGGGACGACGTCTTCAAGGCAGGAATTCGTGCACTGGACGAAGATTCCTGAGCAGAACCTGAACGGAACCGGCCGAATTGATCTGCCGAAGGACGCTCCCATGCTCACAGCGGACCACTGGATCGAGACACTCGGCCTGGAAGAGCACGCCGAGGGCGGATACTTCCGCCGGACCTTCCAGGCCGACCACCGCCCCCACGTCCCCACGCCCGCGGGAGACCGGTACACCCTGACGTCCATCCACTACCTGCTGACCCGCCGGTCACCGATCGGCCACTGGCACCTCAACCGTTCGGACATCCTCCACTTCCATCACCACGGCGAGCCGATCACCTACCACCTCCTGTTCCCCGACGGCCGCCACCGCACCGCCGTCCT contains:
- a CDS encoding SRPBCC family protein, which translates into the protein MPAGQVTVEDDISRPLASAWEKVEAFCDIADWHPLIAHSSRETEPGPEGGIVRTLTTRDGGVIREELLACDTTTRSVRYAIITSPFPVTFYRAKIQVIENRTPGSCRIHWTAEFEPQDQKDGDRLRALFRDDVFKAGIRALDEDS
- a CDS encoding cupin domain-containing protein; protein product: MLTADHWIETLGLEEHAEGGYFRRTFQADHRPHVPTPAGDRYTLTSIHYLLTRRSPIGHWHLNRSDILHFHHHGEPITYHLLFPDGRHRTAVLGQDPGQGQLLTLAVAGGVWKASHLTDGDHGLISEAVAPGFDYADMTLARAQDLLQTFPQHEELIHAYCRPAGSG